Proteins encoded within one genomic window of Pristiophorus japonicus isolate sPriJap1 chromosome 11, sPriJap1.hap1, whole genome shotgun sequence:
- the LOC139276345 gene encoding protein NYNRIN-like has protein sequence MARQSRYEIYLLNNPKLTFRHCTAINPACFLTEPPQDEEEPSHDCLSLIQEASSVREDLVDVPMEDPDCIMYVDGSSSINPEGTRISGYTIVNQENQVLESAAFETTYSTQQAELFALTRACILAKDLKVTIYTDSRYAFGLAHDFGQLWKNRGFLTSQGNEISHRQLVSDLLQALMLPKRIAIVKCTAHTTGNSPVDIGNRCADKEAKKASCGQQMVVPRMMSQTKSPAKDKLASEKPMPTIQDVIKAQEDAPEKDGLLWKDYGCTYDNVSKLWTTPAEQTCMSDELALWVIEFMHFATHCGARTTSDTLLATWWHPRLQALAQNISSRCLVCQQHNPGKGVPCNWGKTPLPEGPFETLQLDYIELQKVQCYKYVLVIVDVFSKWIEAYPTLDNKTQTVVKVLIREIVPRYGIPARLMTTYVLSLTQALRLAHNQVRETHLDLPVLPESSLVAPGKYVLMDSKGTRATMGGAFSGVNHYPHCS, from the coding sequence atggccaggcaaagcagatatgagatctacctactgaataatcctaagctgacctttcggcactgtactgccattaatccggcctgttttcttactgagccaccccaagatgaggaagaacccagtcatgattgtttatctttaattcaggaggcctcatcggtcagggaagatttagttgacgtaccaatggaagacccagactgtattatgtatgttgacggaagttcttctattaatccagaaggtacacgaatctcaggatacaccatagtaaaccaggagaatcaggtcttggaatctgccgcctttgaaaccaccTATTctacccaacaagctgaactattcgccctcacccgagcctgtatcttggccaaagatctcaaagtcactatctataccgactctaggtatgcctttgggctagcccatgatttcggacagttatggaaaaataggggattcctgacCTCACAGGGAAACGAGATAtctcataggcaactagtatcagatttgttgcaagccctcatgctccctaaacgtattgctattgtcaagtgcactgcccacactaccggaaactctccggttgatataggaaaccgctgtgctgacaaagaggctaaaaagGCTTCttgtggacaacaaatggtggtgcctagaatgatgagtcaaactaaaagtcctgccaaggataagttagcctcggaaaaaccaatgccaaccatccaagatgttattaaagcacaggaggacgctcctgaaaaagatggactgttgtggaaagattatggatgtacttatgacaatgtttctaaactctggaccactcccgcggaacagacttgcatgtctgacgagttggccctatgggttattgaatttatgcactttgctactcattgtggagcaaggacaacaagtgacacgcttttggccacttggtggcaccctagactccaggcgctggcccagaacatcagtagtcgttgccttgtttgccaacagcataatccagggaagggagtcccctgtaattggggtaagacgcccctaccagaaggtccctttgagaccttgcagttggactacattgagttgcaaaaagttcagtgttacaaatatgtgttagtaatagttgaTGTGTTTAgtaaatggatcgaagcctaccctaccctggacaataagactcaaactgttgttaaggtgttaataagggaaattgttcctagatatggtatcccagctcgactgatgaccacctatgttctttctctgactcaggctctgcgactagctcacaaccaggttcgagagactcacctcgacctcccagtgttACCCGAATCatctctcgtggcaccagggaagtatgtcctgatggattcgaaagggactagagccacgatgggaggggccttttcaggtgttaatcactacccccactgcagttaa